A single window of Anomaloglossus baeobatrachus isolate aAnoBae1 chromosome 5, aAnoBae1.hap1, whole genome shotgun sequence DNA harbors:
- the LOC142312214 gene encoding uncharacterized protein LOC142312214 produces the protein MIMDKNKMAERILQFTLEILFRLTGEDYTVVKKTSSELCQAPVSEGWGRPLNPIMGPPPHPPIHEDINNQKILELTYKMIELLTGEVPIRCQDVTIYFSMEEWEYLEGHKDLYKDVMMAVPQTITSSALSSKRTTPERCLRPLLPQDCKQEDPDVPQNHQAEDLTHINTTETYVRGDERCKDEIPTYGYPDDCAKRSERQLTSSIFKSDDFEITQNTVEVNAITPDIASSLHSKCQSSDPMKSVPSSDSLKTTKKNKSHKRGIQKLNDLKAKKLTSHSKYGNNFFLETFFAKHQKINTEEKRFSCSKCERYFNRKTNLIRHEKIHTGEKPHPCSECGKCFIWKSSLVSHQRTHTGEKLYSCLKCEKCFVEKSHFVKHQRTHTEEKPFPCSECGKYFVQKSLLVSHQRTHTGEKPYSCSECGKCFLDKSYFVKHQRTHTREKPYSCSECGKCFLDKSYLVKHQRTHTGEKPYSCSECGKCFVVKSYLVRHQRIHTGEKPFSCSECGKYFVNKSHLVVHQRTHTGEKPYSCSECGKCFLDKLHLVRHQRIHTGEKPFSCSECGKCFKENFHLLRHQKSHIGSSHCTG, from the exons ATGATTATGGACAagaacaagatggcggagaggatattgcagttcaccctagagatcctcttccggcttactggagag gattacacagtagtgaagaaaacGTCTAGTGAgctctgtcaggcccctgtgtctgagggatggggaagacccctgaacccaatcatggggcctccacctcaccccccgatacatgaggacatcaataatcagaagatcctagaactcacctacaagatgattgagctgctgactggagag gttcctataaggtgtcaggacgtcaccatctatttctccatggaggagtgggagtatttagaaggacacaaagatctgtacaaggacgtcatgatggcggttccccagaccatcacatcatcag ctctatccagtaagaggacaacaccagagagatgtcttcgtcctcttcttccacaggactgtaaacaagaagatccagaTGTTCCTCagaatcatcag gctgaagatctgacccatattaatactacagagacatatgtgaggggtgatgagcggtgtaaagatgagattcctacatatggctacccag ATGACTGTGCGAAGAGATCAGAGAGACAACTcacatcttcaatttttaaatccGATGACTTTGAAATCACACAGAATACAGTTGAAGTGAATGCCATTACTCCAGATATCGCATCATCTCTTCACAGTAAATGTCAATCATCTGATCCTATGAAATCAGTCCCATCTTCTGACTCATTAAAGACTactaagaaaaataaaagtcacaaaagagGCATTCAAAAACTAAATGATCTAAAAGCAAAGAAGCTAACATCACATTCAAAATATGGAAATAATTTTTTCCTTGAAACATTTTTTGCTAAACATCAAAAGATTAACACAGAGGAGAAGAGATTTTCTTGTTCCAAATGTGAGAGATATTTTAACCGGAAAACAAATCTTATTAGGCATGAGAAAATTCATACTGGGGAAAAGCCacatccatgttcagaatgtgggaaatgttttatctggAAATCATCTCTTGTTagtcaccagagaactcacacaggtgagaagctatattcatgtttgaaatgtgaaaaatgttttgtaGAGAAATCACactttgttaaacatcagagaactcatacagAGGAGAAGCcttttccatgttcagaatgtgggaaatattttgtacagaaatcactgcttgtttcacatcagagaactcacacaggggagaaaccatattcatgttcagagtgtgggaaatgttttttagaTAAATCATattttgttaaacatcagagaactcatacaagggagaagccatattcatgttcagagtgtgggaaatgttttttagataaatcatatcttgttaaacatcagagaactcatacaggggagaagccatattcatgttcagagtgtgggaaatgttttgtagttAAATCATATCTTGTTAGACACCAAAGAATTCATacaggtgagaagcctttttcatgttcagaatgtgggaaatattttgtaaataaatcacatcttgttgtacaccaaagaactcacacaggggagaagccatattcatgttcagaatgtgggaaatgttttttagaTAAATTACATCTTGTTagacaccaaagaattcacacaggtgagaagcctttttcctgttcagaatgtgggaaatgttttaaagaaaATTTCCACCTTCTTAGACATCAAAAATCCCACATAGGGAGTAGCCATTGTACAGGTTAA